A single window of Luteipulveratus halotolerans DNA harbors:
- the trxB gene encoding thioredoxin-disulfide reductase, which produces MTTASDQVRNLIIIGSGPAGYTAAVYAARANLEPLVFEGSVTAGGALMNTTDVENFPGFSDGIMGPDLMEQMRSQAERFGAELVRDDVESVELTGPIKTVTDGSGQTYRARAVILAMGSAYKELGLPDEQRLSGHGVSWCATCDGAFFRDQDIAVVGGGDSAVEEATFLTRFAKSVTMVHRRDELRASKIMAERATSNDKISFAWNSEVAAIHGDAKVSGVTLRDTVTGEQRELATTGVFVAIGHLPRNELVQGQVELDDEGYVLVQGRSTRTNLDGVFACGDLVDHTYRQAITAAGSGCAASLDAERFLATLDPEAERERGGAAEDSVPATV; this is translated from the coding sequence GTGACGACAGCCAGCGACCAGGTGCGCAACCTGATCATCATCGGTTCTGGTCCTGCGGGCTACACCGCTGCGGTGTACGCCGCCCGCGCTAACCTCGAGCCGCTGGTCTTCGAGGGGTCGGTGACCGCCGGCGGCGCGCTGATGAACACCACCGACGTCGAGAACTTCCCGGGCTTCTCCGACGGGATCATGGGCCCGGACCTGATGGAGCAGATGCGCTCCCAGGCCGAGCGCTTCGGTGCCGAGCTCGTGCGTGACGACGTCGAGTCGGTCGAGCTGACCGGTCCGATCAAGACCGTGACCGACGGATCCGGTCAGACGTACCGCGCCCGCGCGGTCATCCTGGCCATGGGCTCTGCCTACAAGGAGCTCGGCCTTCCGGACGAGCAGCGCCTCTCCGGGCACGGCGTCTCCTGGTGTGCCACCTGTGACGGCGCGTTCTTCCGCGACCAGGACATCGCTGTCGTCGGCGGCGGCGACTCGGCGGTCGAGGAGGCCACCTTCCTGACGCGGTTCGCCAAGTCGGTCACCATGGTCCACCGGCGTGACGAGCTGCGCGCGTCCAAGATCATGGCCGAGCGCGCCACGTCGAACGACAAGATCAGCTTCGCCTGGAACAGCGAGGTCGCCGCGATCCACGGCGACGCGAAGGTCTCCGGCGTCACGCTGCGCGACACCGTGACCGGTGAGCAGCGCGAGCTCGCCACGACCGGCGTGTTCGTCGCCATCGGCCACCTCCCGCGCAACGAGCTCGTCCAGGGCCAGGTCGAGCTCGACGATGAGGGCTACGTCCTCGTCCAGGGACGCTCCACGCGAACCAACCTCGACGGCGTCTTCGCCTGCGGCGACCTCGTCGACCACACCTACCGACAGGCCATCACGGCCGCCGGTTCCGGCTGCGCCGCCAGCCTCGACGCCGAGCGCTTCCTCGCGACGCTCGACCCCGAGGCCGAGCGTGAGCGCGGAGGCGCAGCCGAAGACTCCGTTCCCGCCACTGTCTGA
- the trxA gene encoding thioredoxin: MGATKPTTDATFEADVLKNPKPVLVDFWAEWCGPCRAVAPILEEIATEHADKIEVVKLNTDENPATSAKYGITGIPTMNVYVNGEVVKTLVGALPKPKLVRELDEFIA; the protein is encoded by the coding sequence ATGGGTGCAACCAAGCCGACCACTGACGCGACCTTCGAGGCCGACGTCCTGAAGAACCCCAAGCCGGTCCTCGTGGACTTCTGGGCCGAGTGGTGCGGGCCGTGCCGTGCGGTCGCGCCGATCCTCGAGGAGATCGCCACCGAGCATGCCGACAAGATCGAGGTCGTCAAGCTCAACACCGACGAGAACCCGGCCACCTCGGCCAAGTACGGCATCACCGGCATCCCGACGATGAACGTCTACGTCAACGGTGAGGTCGTCAAGACCCTCGTGGGCGCGCTCCCCAAGCCCAAGCTGGTGCGTGAGCTCGACGAGTTCATCGCCTGA
- a CDS encoding ParB/RepB/Spo0J family partition protein, protein MSDKRRGLGRGLGALIPSAPAGANRPSDVFFNDRSAERFTGNDAADAAAGTSTAVIDAPRPSSPEKADEQEHAPKDTDSGQEQGSTPGSESAVQEGAASDNRENAAPETAVVNEHDAAEEPAATSSDASSLTPVPGAEFAEIDVNDIRPNPKQPRQVFDEDEMAELVHSIGEIGVLQPIVVRPVPAAEREADGEGRAYELIMGERRWRASKEAGKATVPAIIRSTTDDDLLRDALLENLHRAQLNPLEEAAAYQQLLDDFGCTHDQLAGRIGRSRPQISNTLRLLKLPPLVQRRVAAGVLSAGHARALLGLADGAAMERLAQRIVAEGLSVRTVEEIVALGGDHEKASRRTSPRMGNRHPHLEDIASRLSDRLDTRVAISLGKRKGKLTVEFASVDDLDRIVQQLGIERS, encoded by the coding sequence GTGAGCGACAAGCGGCGGGGACTCGGTCGAGGACTGGGAGCGCTGATCCCCAGCGCACCGGCGGGGGCGAACCGCCCGAGCGACGTGTTCTTCAATGACCGCAGCGCCGAGCGTTTCACGGGAAACGACGCAGCTGATGCGGCAGCGGGGACGTCCACCGCGGTGATCGACGCACCGCGTCCGAGCTCGCCCGAGAAGGCGGACGAGCAGGAGCACGCTCCGAAGGACACAGACTCCGGTCAGGAGCAGGGCAGCACGCCCGGCTCGGAGAGCGCGGTCCAGGAGGGCGCCGCGAGCGACAACCGTGAGAACGCTGCGCCGGAGACCGCGGTGGTCAACGAGCACGACGCGGCGGAGGAGCCCGCTGCGACCTCGTCGGACGCCTCGAGTCTCACCCCCGTGCCGGGTGCAGAGTTCGCCGAGATCGATGTCAACGACATCCGTCCCAACCCGAAGCAGCCACGGCAGGTCTTCGACGAGGACGAGATGGCCGAGCTGGTGCACAGCATCGGCGAGATCGGCGTGCTGCAGCCCATCGTGGTGCGCCCGGTGCCTGCGGCCGAACGCGAGGCCGACGGTGAGGGTCGTGCCTACGAGCTCATCATGGGTGAGCGTCGCTGGCGGGCGAGCAAGGAAGCCGGCAAGGCCACGGTTCCCGCGATCATCCGCAGCACGACCGATGACGACCTGCTGCGCGACGCCTTGCTCGAGAACCTGCACCGCGCTCAGCTGAACCCCCTCGAGGAGGCGGCTGCCTATCAGCAGCTGCTCGACGACTTCGGCTGCACGCACGACCAGCTGGCCGGCCGGATCGGCCGTTCGCGTCCGCAGATCTCCAACACGCTGCGCCTCCTGAAGCTGCCGCCGCTGGTGCAGCGTCGTGTCGCGGCCGGAGTCCTGTCTGCTGGGCACGCCCGCGCGCTCCTCGGCCTCGCCGACGGCGCCGCCATGGAGCGACTGGCGCAGCGCATCGTTGCGGAGGGTCTGTCGGTGCGCACGGTCGAGGAGATCGTCGCGCTCGGCGGCGACCACGAGAAGGCGTCACGTCGTACGTCGCCGCGCATGGGCAACCGGCACCCGCACCTGGAGGACATCGCGTCACGACTCTCGGACCGGCTCGACACACGGGTCGCCATCTCCCTGGGCAAGCGCAAGGGCAAGCTGACCGTCGAGTTCGCCTCGGTCGACGACCTGGACCGCATCGTCCAGCAGCTCGGGATCGAACGCTCCTGA
- a CDS encoding ParA family protein gives MTTGQQADPATETSSAHAPAADAVSRETSTPSIETSDNDVSDIQPSAPVEEAPAGENGAEPVSPRHDETVPTADDGSETPIASALEDQARRRSAIASTRIERPDRTRVMTVANQKGGVGKTTTTVNVAAALAQAGMRVLVIDIDPQGNASTALGIDHHAEVPSVYDVVVDGKPLSGVVQECPDVAGLWCAPATIDLAGAEIELVSLVAREQRLNRALLAHLQELGDSAYDYVLIDCPPSLGLLTVNAFVAAQEVFIPIQCEYYALEGLSQLLNNIELIRAHLNPELEISTILLTMYDGRTRLSAQVAEEVRTHFPERVLRSTVPRSVRISEAPSHGLTVMTYDPASSGALSYAEAATELALRGAPQRA, from the coding sequence CTGACAACCGGTCAGCAGGCAGACCCGGCGACAGAGACATCGAGCGCCCACGCGCCCGCGGCTGATGCAGTTTCCCGTGAAACATCCACCCCCAGCATCGAGACGAGCGACAACGACGTGAGCGACATCCAGCCCAGTGCGCCTGTCGAGGAGGCGCCCGCTGGCGAGAACGGGGCGGAACCTGTGAGCCCCAGGCACGACGAGACGGTGCCGACTGCTGACGACGGATCAGAGACGCCGATCGCCAGTGCGCTCGAGGACCAGGCGCGTCGACGCTCGGCGATCGCATCGACGCGCATCGAGCGCCCGGACCGCACCCGCGTCATGACGGTGGCCAATCAGAAGGGCGGCGTGGGTAAGACCACGACGACCGTCAATGTCGCGGCTGCGTTGGCTCAGGCCGGGATGCGGGTCCTGGTCATCGACATCGACCCGCAGGGCAACGCGAGCACCGCGCTCGGGATCGACCACCATGCCGAGGTGCCTTCGGTCTACGACGTGGTCGTCGACGGCAAGCCGCTGTCGGGCGTCGTCCAGGAGTGCCCGGATGTGGCCGGCCTGTGGTGCGCACCTGCCACGATTGATCTCGCCGGCGCGGAGATCGAGCTCGTCTCGCTGGTCGCCCGTGAGCAGCGGCTCAACCGTGCACTGCTGGCGCACCTCCAGGAGCTCGGCGACAGTGCGTACGACTACGTCCTGATCGACTGCCCACCGAGCCTGGGGCTGCTGACCGTCAACGCGTTCGTCGCCGCGCAAGAGGTCTTCATCCCGATCCAGTGCGAGTACTACGCACTCGAGGGCCTCAGCCAGCTGCTCAACAACATCGAGCTGATTCGGGCCCACCTCAACCCCGAGCTCGAGATCTCGACGATCCTGCTCACGATGTACGACGGCCGCACGCGCCTGTCGGCCCAGGTGGCGGAGGAGGTGCGTACGCACTTCCCCGAGCGGGTGCTGCGGAGCACGGTGCCGCGGTCGGTCCGCATCTCCGAGGCCCCGAGCCACGGCCTGACCGTGATGACGTACGACCCGGCGAGCAGCGGCGCACTGTCGTACGCCGAAGCCGCCACCGAGCTGGCGCTGCGCGGAGCACCGCAACGCGCGTAG
- the rsmG gene encoding 16S rRNA (guanine(527)-N(7))-methyltransferase RsmG, translated as MAHLADTGVTHGLIGPREVPRLWQRHVLNCAVIAPAFEAEASVADVGAGAGLPGLVLAIARPDLRLVLVEPLERRTRWLQSVIDDLGLDNVEVRRAKAEQLWGTLAVDAVTSRAVARLGELARLSLPLLRPGGTMIALKGERATTELAEDAEILGRLRVADTAVEIYGEGQVDPPSTVVVLRVDGMAPQLRTPVGSGPAQSAEKKRAKRAQRRQGRR; from the coding sequence GTGGCCCACCTGGCAGACACCGGAGTGACGCACGGTCTCATCGGCCCGCGCGAGGTGCCGCGACTCTGGCAGCGTCACGTCCTCAACTGCGCCGTCATCGCGCCGGCGTTCGAGGCAGAGGCTTCTGTCGCCGACGTCGGTGCCGGCGCGGGACTCCCGGGCCTCGTCCTGGCGATCGCCCGGCCGGACCTTCGCCTGGTCCTGGTCGAGCCCCTCGAACGCCGTACGCGGTGGCTGCAGTCCGTGATCGATGACCTGGGGCTGGACAATGTCGAGGTCCGTCGTGCGAAGGCAGAGCAGCTGTGGGGCACGTTGGCCGTCGATGCTGTGACGTCCCGGGCGGTCGCGCGCCTGGGAGAGCTCGCCCGCCTGTCGCTCCCGCTGTTGCGGCCCGGAGGCACGATGATTGCTCTGAAGGGCGAGCGGGCGACGACGGAGCTCGCGGAGGACGCCGAGATCCTGGGGCGCCTTCGAGTCGCGGATACCGCCGTGGAGATCTACGGTGAGGGGCAGGTCGATCCACCCAGCACGGTCGTCGTGCTGCGTGTCGACGGCATGGCGCCCCAGCTGCGCACGCCCGTGGGATCCGGGCCGGCGCAGAGTGCCGAGAAGAAGCGCGCCAAACGTGCTCAGCGACGGCAAGGTCGACGCTGA
- a CDS encoding Jag family protein has translation MTDQHTPEVDESVEPTATADATSVEVGESEAAEGDDTASTSDAATDLEHEGEIAADFLETLLDIADLDGDIDVDIEGDRASISIVDSEDGRVPRRLVGADGKVLEALQELTRLAVQAETGERTRLMLDVAGHRADRRAALVKEAEAVVEQVRASGEKAPMDPMSAFERKVVHDAVLAAGLSSESEGVEPRRYVVVLPAS, from the coding sequence ATGACTGATCAGCACACACCCGAGGTCGACGAGTCCGTCGAGCCCACCGCCACTGCCGACGCGACGTCCGTGGAGGTCGGCGAGAGCGAGGCTGCCGAGGGCGACGACACCGCGAGCACGTCCGATGCCGCGACCGACCTCGAGCACGAGGGTGAGATCGCCGCTGACTTCCTCGAGACGCTGCTCGACATCGCCGATCTCGATGGCGACATCGACGTCGACATCGAGGGTGACCGCGCGTCCATCTCGATCGTCGACAGCGAGGACGGCCGCGTTCCTCGTCGCCTCGTGGGCGCGGACGGCAAGGTGCTCGAAGCCCTGCAGGAGCTCACCCGTCTCGCCGTTCAGGCGGAGACCGGCGAGCGTACGCGCCTGATGCTCGACGTCGCAGGTCACCGAGCCGACCGGCGGGCTGCGCTCGTCAAGGAGGCCGAGGCCGTGGTCGAGCAGGTACGTGCGTCCGGCGAGAAGGCCCCCATGGACCCGATGTCGGCGTTCGAGCGCAAGGTCGTGCACGACGCCGTCCTGGCTGCCGGGCTGTCGTCGGAGTCCGAGGGTGTCGAGCCGCGTCGGTACGTCGTGGTTCTTCCCGCGAGCTGA
- the yidC gene encoding membrane protein insertase YidC → MIDTLLFPLEWFVATIMVGFHKAFTFIGLPSENGWTWALSIVGLVIVLRILLIPLFVKQIKSSRRLQLIQPEMQKIQAKYKGKKDQESRQKMTEETMELYKRTGTNPFGSCLPILLQSPFFFALFRVLHGLPQMADGRKEPLGPLTQELARQAENSTLFGAQLSSTFLNSDGAAAKIVTMVLIVLMSLTTFTTQRQLMTKNMPAAALDNPMAKQQKYIMYLMPLIFFITGPNFPIGVLIYWLVTNLWSMGQQFYVIRRMPAPGSAAEKALEERNRAKGRETKKLTVPGLSKDDDADGESSDKPKPTGAPGRTTASGQQAGKTGGQRVQPKRNTPRRKR, encoded by the coding sequence ATGATCGACACACTTCTGTTCCCGCTCGAGTGGTTCGTCGCGACCATCATGGTCGGCTTCCACAAGGCGTTCACCTTCATCGGGCTGCCGTCCGAGAACGGCTGGACCTGGGCGCTGTCCATCGTCGGTCTGGTCATCGTGCTGCGGATCCTGCTCATCCCGCTGTTCGTCAAGCAGATCAAGTCCTCGCGTCGGCTGCAGCTCATCCAGCCCGAGATGCAGAAGATCCAGGCCAAGTACAAGGGCAAGAAGGATCAGGAGTCTCGGCAGAAGATGACCGAGGAGACGATGGAGCTGTACAAGCGGACGGGCACCAACCCGTTCGGCTCCTGCCTCCCGATCCTGCTGCAGAGCCCGTTCTTCTTCGCGCTGTTCCGGGTGCTGCACGGTCTGCCGCAGATGGCGGACGGTCGCAAGGAGCCGCTGGGCCCGCTGACCCAGGAGCTCGCGCGTCAGGCCGAGAACTCCACCCTTTTCGGGGCGCAGCTGTCGTCGACGTTCCTCAACTCCGACGGTGCGGCGGCCAAGATCGTCACGATGGTCCTGATCGTGCTGATGTCGCTGACGACGTTCACCACGCAGCGCCAGCTGATGACCAAGAACATGCCTGCGGCGGCGCTCGACAACCCGATGGCCAAGCAGCAGAAGTACATCATGTACCTGATGCCGCTGATCTTCTTCATCACCGGCCCCAACTTCCCGATCGGTGTGCTCATCTACTGGCTGGTCACCAACCTGTGGTCGATGGGTCAGCAGTTCTACGTCATCCGCCGTATGCCGGCTCCCGGTTCCGCGGCCGAGAAGGCCCTCGAGGAGCGCAACCGCGCGAAGGGCCGTGAGACCAAGAAGCTCACGGTGCCGGGTCTGAGCAAGGACGACGACGCCGACGGCGAGTCCTCTGACAAGCCGAAGCCCACGGGCGCACCCGGCCGGACCACCGCCTCTGGTCAGCAGGCCGGCAAGACCGGCGGCCAACGGGTTCAGCCCAAGCGCAACACCCCACGCCGCAAGCGCTGA
- the yidD gene encoding membrane protein insertion efficiency factor YidD: MTETSQERRTLGGTAALPLIWMVRLYQRFISPLTPPSCRFTPSCSAYAVTALRRFGPFKGTWLAVRRVLRCHPWNPGGVDHVPQRGPRSTPHPSPSHHPH, from the coding sequence ATGACTGAGACCTCGCAGGAGCGTCGCACCCTCGGCGGCACCGCAGCCCTACCCCTGATCTGGATGGTGCGCCTCTATCAGCGCTTCATCTCACCTCTGACTCCGCCGAGCTGCCGGTTCACGCCGAGCTGTTCGGCGTACGCCGTCACCGCGCTGCGCCGCTTCGGCCCGTTCAAGGGGACCTGGTTGGCCGTACGCCGTGTGCTGCGGTGTCACCCCTGGAACCCCGGCGGCGTCGACCACGTTCCGCAGCGTGGACCACGGTCCACACCTCATCCCTCGCCCTCGCACCACCCGCACTGA
- the rnpA gene encoding ribonuclease P protein component, protein MLPAAHRLRTPSDFRSVLRGRRDRTRVPAARSGGRLLVLHVARLADDDFADAREEALPRVGFVVSKAVGGAVVRNRVKRVLRHRAGAVLDRLPAGAGLVVRAQPPAGRASSPELVAEFDRLLDDVLRRLR, encoded by the coding sequence CCGACTTCAGGTCGGTTCTGCGCGGTCGACGGGACCGGACTCGGGTCCCTGCCGCACGGTCGGGCGGACGTCTGCTCGTCCTGCACGTCGCGCGGTTGGCCGATGACGACTTCGCCGACGCGCGAGAGGAAGCCCTCCCGCGCGTCGGCTTCGTCGTATCCAAGGCCGTCGGCGGCGCGGTGGTCCGCAACCGCGTCAAGCGGGTCCTGCGACACCGCGCCGGCGCGGTCCTGGACCGGCTGCCGGCAGGGGCGGGCCTCGTCGTACGCGCCCAGCCTCCTGCTGGCCGGGCCTCGTCGCCCGAGCTGGTCGCCGAGTTCGACCGCTTGCTCGACGACGTCCTGCGGAGACTGCGATGA